The genomic stretch AGAGACTCTGAATACTCCATTCACAATAACAAATCATGATGTTAACCACGTGAAACATAATGAATAAGTAATGAATTACAGACTGTATCAGAAATCTAAAAAAGGTCATCCCCTTAGTTCTTCATCTACATTGTAATTCAAACTTCAAAGCCTCCAGAAAAGCAACTAAACTATGTCAAACTAAACAGCTTTAAAACTGCGTCCTTAACTTAAATTAAACGAGAACGGTTTATTGATTAAAGCAGAAATCCTTCATTTCTGCAAACTGCAAGTAGTTAAGCCTAAAGGTTTGTGCTTGCGATAAGCCATTCACCAAGAACCAATAAAACTTTCTCTGAATTGGGTCTCATTATTCACAAAACCTCTTAACAACCATTTGAAACTACAGAGAATACAAACAGGTACTTACTAAACTGATCTATTGCATCTTCTTGTATATTCTCCTTTAGTATCCGAATGTAATTATCACGATCCTGTCTACTTTGCTCATGCCAGAAACCCACAGCGTGCCCAATCTCGTGGATGATAGTGCCCATGAATTCACATCCAGGGCCTACTGACAATTTCTGTTCTCCTCCTGCTCGGCCAACGTAAGACCAACATCTGCCAGTTATAAAAGATGAAGTGTAAAGAAACTGTTAGCTGAGTAGGATTTTAACCGCAGAATATTAGCGTAGATGTGATGATTTGTATATTTTAGTCATGTTCGTACAAAAGACAGGTTATGGGCTTCTGCAAGCGGTTAAAGTCAATACCAATAGTAGACGGTAATAAAGAAGCCCGCCGACACCTTTGCGTTTATAAACTCTTACTGAACAGCATTTTATTTCTCTCACAAATAGAATCGAAGCGAAAATCAAGAATGAGGTTAAGGGGTGTTCAAAATACTTATAGCCGGAATCATACAACACACACTTGTAAATTACCACATGTTTTGATAGCCTAGGACTCCTTTTAGTCATCTTGTTTATCAgttattttgcataacttaaTAAAATGCACAAAAGACGTTCCCGCACTATAAAGCGTGCAAAAAACCCATGTTTACAAAGAGGAGAATTAGAGAATTGACGGGATACTTCTTCGGTGACTGGTTTCCTTACTCCACGTGAAAACTGACAATCACTCCTCGTGTGGCCACCAGACAGGCGTGAACCACAAAGTCCTTTTAAGGTCAGTGAATTGACACGTAGACTACGGTTAGAGTTGTTTACGACGGAACAAGGCGAAGATGAtatgttggcaaattgttagtTTGCGTGTTTCCGAAAGTGGGTCATTTGTTGCAAAAATATAGTCAGTGAAAGAACATATCGGAAGTTCGTTTTAAAGGGAACTCAGCCTGAAACGAATTAAGCATATTAAAAGTCGTTTCTGAATCGTCTTTAAATCAGTAAAATCCTCATAGAACGGCTACTGAATATCTCTAGTTTCAGTTTTTACCGGAGTAAAAACAATTAACCCAATCTGATTTCCCCGTCTATTTTCTCATGATTCAGttcatgaaaacaaaaacagttttttttaatattatttcagTGAAATGGTGGTACGAACGACCTAGGGGactttttttatcaaaatctTTGGACAAGTTTCCCGTCTGTGAAAAGTTCTCGGTGTTTCCAATATGTCTACTAATGATTTGTATCATTTTCAAGATTTGTTTTATGCAAGAACGCGGAAGAGACCTCGGATACTGGTTAACCGATCTCAGATGAATATTCTACCGTCTAATAGCAACTGCAGCTTGGACACTATAAGGTCCCTAAAGAAATCTAGTAATTTCATAAATTGCTCTCATTCTTTGCCTGTCTTCGACTAGTTATCGTGTCAACTTTATCTTTGTAATTGGAGGCAAAAGCTTGGTATTATAGCTGTTCAAAAATTCATTAACACCTCTAATTAGTTATAAAGAGGTTtgtagaaagaaaaaggaaacgaattatagaaacgaaacgaaacgccAGTTTAGTTCTTGGATTGTGTAAGTGGGAGCGCTTTGCAGTCTTTGGCTTATATGAGCCGATGCTTGATAGCCACAAGATAATTTTAAGTCCTGATAAAACTTTTCATTATTATTGACATttgcaaacaatagaaaaactGTCAAATGTTTGTTTGTAGTTAATTCCACACCCTTTCAGCAAATCACGGCCGTCCGCCATTCAAACGCGGTTTTATCGCCTCGGCAATTAATCAAACCATTTCTTTATCTTGCTGTCTCCTCTGATGTTCGGCCATTGTAAGTCGCtattaatgttttctttttttctgtttgcttTGAAAGCAAGAAGGAAAACTAAAATAACACTCCGATCAATACTTTTCCGGTATGTGTATCGCTTGGCCAGTTACCACGCTTATTGCTAACCACACTTGAATGAGTTAATTAACGATATAAATGTCAGCGAGTTTCCGGCCTCTCTCGTCCTCCTCTTGTCATTAAGAAGGAGCGTTAATGACTTCGCAAATTAGAGTGCTAAAACCTTTCAGCTATTTGTGTGGCCTTTTGAGCAACTTGGTTTTAGTACGGTTTTAAGAAATTACATAACAGATAATGTTTAATGTCGAAACAAAACGATCTAAAGAGATACTCTATAACTGTTAAAGTTGAAGCTGAAGCACTTCCTTAGCTTCGCCGCTTCTACAATACCCTTTTATTTCGTAACAGTTAAAAGATAGCTGCTTGCGTGTGTTTCCCATTGTGCAAGTATTTAGAGCAACCGGAAAGTGAGGAATACTTCATGAATATTTCAAGTCAATGTAAGAGGCACTAATAATCCTTACCCGGGTTCGTAAACAAAGCGAATATAATCTGTATCGCCGTCTCTTTTGTGCCGGAAATTCAGGCACGTCTTCCTTCTCCAGTGTCTTAAGGCTTTCCTAATTTCTTTCTTGGTTTTCGCGGCTaagagaagaagaaacaaaaagaagttACAGCACATATTATTAAGTAGTTTATATcgtaattaaattaaaattgacGGCAATGGGGCCATTGTTGATAGAGAAGAATACAGCATCAATTACACTTTGACTTGGCTCCGCCTTCGTGGATACACACACTCTATGAAATGGGAAACTGTGTGCTCTTCCGTAGACTCGGAGTCAGGCTGTCGACCCTTTATCGCTTAAAATATTCAATGACAGCGAAAAGTTCATTGAAAATTGAGCAACACAATGACAAGGCATTGTCTACGCTTCGACCTTCTCTTCTTCGACATCCTAATGAACATACAACGGCGTGTGATTAATTGCTCAAGCCACCTATATCCACTACACATATTTACCGAGAAATGTATCCCTAGCCTTTTTATAACGAAAACAGAGCTTTTTGGCTCTCGATTTAGTAAATTGTAGAGCCCTTCCTGCTCCTCATTTGGACAACGGTGGGGTTTCTAAAGCAATCAACGTCTCCGAGTCATTTTAACTCATTAGAAGAAGGTCGTTTTATGGTAGAGCATTACCATAAGTCTTTTGTACATAAATTGTCGCGTGGGCTAAGTTATTCCAGTCAAGTCGTGGAGAGTAGTAAAAATACAGCCGGAATTCTGCATCCTTATTCGCTCTGACGCTGAAGGTTTATTTGCGGTGGATTAAAGAACTTCATTGACACTAAAAATCCTAATAGAATGgcaaaattgtctttttttagGCCAGTGACAGCTGGCTTGGATTGGTGTTTACTACCAAGTACTGTTTTTGTCTCATAGCGATTACTTCTCTTCCAAACTCAATGTTAAAAATGGTGAGGCATGAATCTGATTACTGTGGTTCCTTTAAAATGCACTATTCTTACCTAAGTCTCTGTCTACAATATAGGGAATCACTCCATTGGGCCAACGCGACCTCTCTAATTTTTTAACAGCTCGCTTTCGTCGGACGTGTCCTCCTTGGATGAGAAGGCGTGTTCGAAAGTCTAAAACGATATCTCCCTGGTAAAGAGTATTGCCATCACGGAATCTCAGGTTACCTGAAAAGATGTCTATTTAACACATGCAACAAGGTTAATTACATTTACGAGAAGAGAGGAAAACTGCCATCAACAAGCACTTAAATCCcgctttttttcaaaagaaggCAACTTGTTCACAAACCACTTTGCCAAAGCGTTGATCCGAACTGCGAGCAATTTACGTTGCGGTTACTGATAAAAGGCGACAAGCGGTAAATCAAAGGATTTCTACAACTACGTAGATGTAAGCGCGCTGACTTAAAAGACGACAGAAGACGTGCACACCTTCAATGTAACGGTTAGTCAAGTGTTGGTTCACTTCCCAGGGCTCTGGCGGCTCTGAGCTACTACTGCTGGTTGTCTCGTCTTCGTTTTGAGTGGATAAGGCGGTggaggttttctttttttcgtcgAGGAGAATGGGTTGAGCGGAAAGGTACACAACATGAATGAACATAAAACCAAGCCCGATCTGATGAAACAACATGGCTCCTGCTCCTCTTGTTAGCCTATGGTACGCGTTCAAATCAATGAGAAAGTTTTGCGCCGTTTGCGTAGTGGCGTCACAGGCATTCCATTTAAATAGCCCCTATATAAGATCGGATAAGGTGGGCGGTATTACTACAGAGTTCTATAAACACCAGTGTCAGTCATTCAAGCTGAGACTAACAAACATCCTAATTTGACAGTCAATTACACATTACACTGCGCGCTTCTGGTGTTAGCCAACATAAGTACGCTGAAGTTTTCCTCTCCAATGGTTAACTCAGAAATATGCCAAGAAACTTTGAATTGAGGCTTCGAGGTTTAAAAGATTTATGCCTGGCGAGGGAAGTGATTTAACTAATTTCCTTGTGGGATTATGAAAAAGCCGATAACAGTCCCCGGCGGCGCGCTATCCATGTGAAGCTATTATCACTCCATAATGCCATTGCGTGAATATTTCTTCTTTATCAGCAAGGTTCTTTCTCGTGGTTAGTATACGTTCATGTCGGTTTCGCCTtcgtcagtaaaaaaaaaaaccgcggCGGACGTTCTAGAGTGCGTATACACCGAACAATTTGCAACATGTCAAAAGCGTTTTATCGGCAGCTTTAAGAGCTACACGAGGGCGATTTTATCAAAGCTGAAGGTGAGCAGATTTGTATAGGATTCACTGTGACTAACAGAGTGTGGCGAGAAGTAGGGCTGCAGTGCTGACACAATAGCAGTAATTTTAAGATGACCTCGGTGTTTATACACTGCAGTGACAGTTGGACGACTAATAAAACACGCAAGCCAATGGGCATTGTCAACGGCAATTATAGTTTATCTACGCTTATATCGCTACATCAGTCGATAAATTTGAGTCATTTTAGTGCCTTGAAGTTTCGAGGGAACGGCGCATCGAACAcgacaaaggaaaatagaagataACGTGAGAACTCACACGTGGTTTCTTAATTCCAAATTTTCACGCTGTTCGTCCTTCAGCCCCCCGTGTTAAGTGTTTCAGTGTCTCCCTCAAACGTTAACCAAGCGTATTTAACGGGGGGATGAACTTTGCACTGTTACACGAAACACGAATCTCGTCGCCATTGTGTTTTTTCTAACTTCGGGCCAACGATCTCGCAGCTTAGTAGTAAGCAAATCTAATTCACATTGACGTGCCACAGGAATGTGGTTTCTAGCACCTTTCTTTGATAAGTTTAGGTGCGAAATAAACCTAATTCATGAAATTAAAAAGTCACGTAGACATGTTACCATTTCAGTGATACCATAAGAATTTGATTTAAGTATCGCACATGGGCACAAAAAGGTTTTAGCTACTGATGATTTAAGGAAGTATCTAAAAAAgaagttttgttgtttagtcTTCAAGCCCTTACTGATTAGCTTAAGTAAGTGATAAATTGCTAAAGTGTTGAGCTGCTAATGGATTTGTAATCGTCCTTTAAGGAGGCGGGCTAAATGCTTTCAGACTGCTCGCTGGCGAGTGCTTCTCCGCTTTAGCAGTTTCAGATATGTAAGAAAGAGGAAAACTGAACTACGGGCTAAAATTTAACCTTGAATAACTTTGAATGAGAGTAAATCACACCATATTTTTGTAAGTCACAGATCAACAGAAGCTATTCCAGCTGGAAAATGAATTTCAGTTAATTACAGCTAGTCACGGAAATCCAGGCTCGTCAAAACCCTTGAGTGAGAGAAGCTTTTAAGTTACATTCATACGAGGTGCAACTGATACTGATAGATTTTGCGATGTTGTTTCTAGAAATTACATTTTTATACTCCATATAAAACTCTCTTCTGCTCGTCCGTTTATTGACTGATAAGtttttataccatttttcatAGGACCTATTCCGTATATTAGGAATAAATTGAGATTTCTCTTGTTCGAACAGTTAGAGGTTCAAAAGCGTTAACGAGGCAGATCGGTGGGAGATTTTAAAGCCGGACGGCTTAGTTTTTTAGCCACAGCAAAGCTCACATCTGTAACATATATCTATTTCATAACATATGGCGAGTAGGTCTGGAGATGTTTAGCTACTTTCGTTTGTCACGTCAAAACGACGTATTTTTGGTAGATTAGCTCCGTAGGCGCTTGGCAGGGATTTCTTTGTGAATAATTATTGATGGCTTTGAAATGTCACTCAGTGGAATGCATACTgatgtttgtttattttgacttGTATATTGACTTGGAATTTTCTGGTCCCTAGTTCTTTCTATCTTTTAGAGAATTTATCACGATAGGAATAAACTGGaatttttataaactttttaAGCCGACTAGAGACATAAAACTCGGCTAGCGACACGGATATCATCCTCAGTTCCCGCTAAGTTTGGTTTGTTAGTTTATACTTTTAACTGCAAGAGGTTTAATAGTCAAAGGTGACCTTTTTGGCTGGATAAGACAAAACTACTTGCTTTTTTGTAGATAACAAAAGACATTAGCAAAAACAGCGCAGTGAtcaattttctctcttttgtttcttctcgTAATACGAGGGAGTGTCCTCTAATAACTCTTTCGTCAGCGACGCAAGCGGAATCTCAGTGGAGAGCAAGAGGGTCATTCAGAGGCCCAAATTTAGACAAGTTtcgttataaaaaaaatactcatCAGTAAGTGAAACCTTGACTATTTTTATAAATAGTTTTCGAATCCTCACGAACACGCGCATTCCTACCTAAgatctctctttcttttctctttttttctgcttcagtttccacctttctttctttccttttttctttacagCTTTGCCTCCAGTCGCCGCAGTTTTGCCGACCAAATAAATCCTTGATatcaatttcgacggacagttcgCCATGATTAGCTGAGCTCTTTTATCTTATTAAACTCTTGAAAGTGACCTTACACGATGGCCTTTCATTGAGAGCTCTACTTTTCTATGTTAACAGGTTTTGGGCGTGTACGGCTGAAGAGGACATGTAGGATTTATGTCACCAGAAGCTTTCATACTGATTACAATTTCATTCAGCTTTCTCAAAGCGCGCATTTCTGCATGCAAGGCTGAAACCTCTCTCAGGGTCGACCAGAGTTTTTGGGTATGCGGTATATCGCTGGGATTTTAAATTGAGTAAACGGTATCTTTACATGAAAACAAACGGTATACTCTGTTTTCTTTAGGGTCGCGGATATATTGAAGGACATTTTGGGGGAATTTTGGGTATACTGGCTAAATTATGTCGAGTGTAATAATACATTACTACCCCCCTGGCCGTAGAgaaaaatgttacaaaaaacACGATTCTGAAAGGAGGAGCTCGACATAGGAAGAAGTGGGAGAGTTAAGCCCTTTTTGGGAGTTTTCTTAACACACAAGATATGATTTGAATCATTGACTTGCGGCAAGAGATAACAGTTATCGCCTATATCTTACAGTTTTTAGGTATGGATAGCGTTCCAGTTTTATTATGAATAAAGCAATAGCGACAATTCTTTGTGAGCTATCTCTTAGTCATAACCCGGAAACAGTAACGATGCACGGTAATGGAACAGGCATAGATAAAATACCTCGAAATCGAAACAAAGAGCTGAAGTAAGTGTCAATCATGTTCAGAGAAGAATGATATAATGTCTTGATTGTTATCAATATTATTGCTTTTTCACTAGATTCTTAAGATTCTTCTATTTAAGAGCCTTACTCGTTGACATGTCGTTCACTTTTGTAAATTGCATCACTAATGAAAAATCCAATTAGCTTCTAAATACCGGCGCGGCGCTCACTTTGGTCAGATAATTTCGAAGTAATATCCGAAAAAACACTTTCCCTCTAGAATGAATGCCCTTTTTTACTGCAACAGTATCATACTGTTGCATTAGAACGGGCATATGTTACAGCATACGCCTCAGGCTCAGGTCAGAATAAGTATGAATCGAGCAGCTAGATATACGGCAATTTGTCTTTTGTGTCTCGGGCATGAAGCTCAAAAGCAGCAGCGGCCGAGACAAAGTCAATTTACTTTAGCAGTTTCCTTCTTTGTTCTTCTTAACAATCGATTACTACGGGCGGCTTAAATCTACCGCCAATGCAGGGCTGGAGGTGTGTATTATTATCGTTTCGTGCAAGCTATGTTTATAGAGCGGGTGACCTGTAACTGTATTTCCATTTACACGGCTAGATCGATCTATGGCTGGCTTCAATGTGTATAAGGTTTATTAAGCAAATACCCTAAGCACACGAGTTAGTTTACTGTATTTcaattcttatttatttttgggGAATCATTTCTCTTGTCAATTAAGTTATGAATGTTTGGAACGTCGGTTCCTACTCTGAAGACTTATCCCTGTTTATAGCATTTTCTCCTTGTCAAAACCAATCCATCTTATGGTGTTCTGTATACAACGTTCTCAATTCTGCTTTGATTGTTGCCGATTGGTTCGCTAATTAGTATCACAACTCCTTGTGTGCATTTGAACTGGACTTTATTGCTAAAAAATCGGCTTAAACACATACCCTCAAACCACAGCTTTGATTTTACTGGACACGTTTATTTTCTGCAGTTTCATTTTTCCTCGACGTGTATTTACTTAATTCTagatctttcttttttaattaagaAGTTATTATGACTCAGATTTTAAATCTTTATTCAAGATATGGAACGCCGGAATCTGTTACCTAGAACGATTCAACCGAGGACAACCGAATGAAGTCACTAAGCTCCTCGTTTTCCTTTTCTGCCTAGACTCTTTCAAATTGCGTAAAACTGTAATTTCTAGCAAATATTTTCGTGTGTTGCAAAGAACTTCTGTGAAAGGATGTTTAACCTATTTTTATAACCTAAAGTTATCCTTAAATAAACAGACCCTGACAATACAAAGTCAAATAAAAACCTAGAAACAAGACATCCCTAAATGTCACTTTATATTGTGAGCTGAGTTAAACTGTCATTAGAGTGAGGTGTTCAAATGTGCCCATTTAGGCAGCATGATACCTTTTTCATGTCCTATACTGCtgttttcaaaatcacattTCAAGAGAAACTTTAAGGATAAAGCTGATTTAACTACGCATCCACTGCCAGAAACGTTCAGGAAACCCTTTAAGTTTAGTATTCTTCAGTAAACTTCGCTGACTGAGCCTTCTCCTACCGTAGTCACCCGAGGGGTATTCCCGGGAAGTTTTGGTGGGGTGCGCCGCCCGATTCTCCAAATCTcgaccctatttcagactaaaaaatgttattttctacATCCGTTTTCTCACCCGGCGTCtcaaatccatacccgttttcaaacCTGGTAATGGGAGAAATTAAGTCATCTTTTTTTCACTAGTCATAGCTCAAACAAAAACATTGCTTAAAATCCTATTCATTTCGaactgaaacgataaatacgctCATATACTCCtttagttccctcgaaaaccgtACCCGATTCCAGACAAAAATGgacaaagtctatacccgtagAACAAAACGGGGCAAAAATCATACGGggcctatataagggagtacacCCCCTGCGGCATACTTACCTGCCCGGATGAACTCATTTATTCGGATCAAGAAATTTAAACTCCGTAAATTTATCTTCGCAACCAAGTATAGAAAGGACTTTATTAGAGAAAAATTCCGTTCCGGACAGTTGAAGTTCAGATACAACTGACTTTTATTGAAGATTGTAGTTTAGTCATAAGCAAGCAGCAGCAAAATAATGTTATCGTAACGCTGTTTCTTTCGGAGCGTCTATTCCAGATTTTCACAAGCTTCTGTAACAGGTATGTTCTCGTGTACCTTCCGTTTTATGAGCAGACGTGATTGGCCGAAAATTAAACAGCGAGCCTCTGTGTAGTCTTTATACAACCCAATCCCTCAAACACAACTGGGGAGTGAGACAAGTCTCTCTCCCTGATTTTGTTTgaagggagagggggggggggggggggcggtacaCATGCTACCGGCACTGCCCTTTGACTTGCTCATAAAGTACATGTTGACTAGTTACGCTTTTTGAGAATATTTTATAATAGATGAGAACAGCATAGATAATCAGCATACCTGGTGTCAGTA from Porites lutea chromosome 1, jaPorLute2.1, whole genome shotgun sequence encodes the following:
- the LOC140952562 gene encoding zinc metalloproteinase nas-4-like; the protein is MLFHQIGLGFMFIHVVYLSAQPILLDEKKKTSTALSTQNEDETTSSSSSEPPEPWEVNQHLTNRYIEDIFSGNLRFRDGNTLYQGDIVLDFRTRLLIQGGHVRRKRAVKKLERSRWPNGVIPYIVDRDLAAKTKKEIRKALRHWRRKTCLNFRHKRDGDTDYIRFVYEPGCWSYVGRAGGEQKLSVGPGCEFMGTIIHEIGHAVGFWHEQSRQDRDNYIRILKENIQEDAIDQFNKMPKRVMDSMNYEYDYFSIMHYGTKFFSKNNKATIKIRKKGRRIGAEIGQRKGLSWIDIAQVHAMYNCNKIPSEESKTCYNSSSGDGRDYKGTLNYTEKGVLCQPWNERWPHDPRERELALSKREGLGKHNYCRNPMGRRSRPWCYTTLKRPTWQYCDIVLCNQTIRTDGDDT